One region of Plasmodium vivax chromosome 7, whole genome shotgun sequence genomic DNA includes:
- a CDS encoding hypothetical protein, conserved (encoded by transcript PVX_099145A) — MSNAGTTDLSWLPSDADEQLALGFKIVTNAYKTRVTSQEAEIRSLKGQLTEKLEQLSSIQKKYSNLEVQLIESTQRGNQLADENKQLITTIKKLNRDIDRLENLKKAVLNSIQEEHDVEDAHKYYSADDMLQTTAPRTMLEINGNEDSCQTLINKIVNSDAHNIINGSFNSPYLGAGSPGEKNTDGRAFFRNARSRLTYEQFNQFLSNIKKLNNHQQKREETLKKAQAIFGETNADLYEEFKVLISKHS; from the exons ATGTCGAACGCAGGGACGACAGACCTCAGTTGGCTGCCCTCAGATGCAGATG AACAACTCGCCTTAGGATTCAAAATCGTCACCAACGCGTACAAGACGAGGGTCACCTCCCAGGAGGCAGAAATTAGATCCCTCAAGGGGCAGCTGACGGAGAAGCTAGAGCAA CTTTCGtccatacaaaaaaaatatagcaattTGGAGGTTCAGCTAATCGAATCAACGCAGAGGGGAAACCAGCTGGCGGACGAGAACAAGCAGTTGATTACGACCATTAAGAAG ctGAATAGGGACATCGACCGACTGGAGAATCTGAAGAAGGCCGTCCTCAATTCCATCCAGGAGGAACATGACGTGGAGGATGCCCATAAG TACTATTCCGCGGACGACATGCTGCAGACGACCGCGCCGAGAACGATGCTGGAGATCAACGGCAACGAGGACTCCTGCCAAACGctgattaacaaaattgttaattcGGACGCGCACAACATCATCAACGGGAGCTTCAACTCGCCCTACCTGGGAGCGGG atCCCCCGGCGAGAAGAACACAGACGGCAGGGCCTTCTTCCGAAACGCAAGGAGCAGACTGACGTACGAGCAGTTCAACCAGTTTCTGTCCAATATTAAAAAGCTAAACAACCACCAGCAGAAGAGGGAGGAGACGCTGAAGAAGGCGCAGGCGATATTTGGCGAGACCAACGCGGACCTCTACGAAGAATTTAAGGTCCTCATTTCGAAGCATTCCTAG
- a CDS encoding hypothetical protein, conserved (encoded by transcript PVX_099150A) yields MSKDDIDRLNVFPPDGGGENENDETDENELGERENCAPILDASSPRGSHNHMGGNNEKDNLPGGSDSPRGESPLYALGEVVQGGSGEREEKAEKGEREENAINAENTASTANMDGTLNSDEAKRGAPHPAEGMESAPLHCSINTVATADSGENNTRESPPTGTQNCSNPISCISTTRNHNTDEHVEMVEQTLECVPLVGEEKEATFAPETDVESKREEAILLKPNSANSCVAVACIEESPAVGDYSREVAAVVGEAASCIVDGILNEVANDSASRGEELLSLAHTVSSFQAELLEKNKGTFEEVKKRGLLIVLAIKQSFKNKTEKVLCSRCSPAWASLNGAQELFRVILKLLVEKETSELYLAHFLEKLKRDVEGANRTAQRRWAQQVVERLTERLSERLVERLTARLTKQVAKHVEREAAHRTAEAQLQISSLSKDRTTIMDAIKKWEEHFHQMRSEQEILHAKVKISVQTSFLNFTEYTVHLLLKIHSALCQKSDKLAFLINRLKCIGLDWRASQGGKGKGKRQRRGGEPRAEAHHGEGKIPRGKKGEKQKRKKRAAGRSKTGVRRGRSNRSERSCRSERSSGGEGCTSSLGGSSPPRSGSSSMSKSGNHHSRSTSPRSTSSCGSSVCLSNELCLSDLTHMNSKGLTDGGGKKKGRKKVRQLLIRASASKEGKNRARSVDNAGKTPPNKGRRKPRHRDEQFERFERRDRHDHPQQRKLYSRYRRYKRLYAEELQKNKTLHFLLTNKDEEIAQVRSALREEMQSRLFIHEEEEKRKLKEINELKGLLQNEEVANKKLAIRNEQMEEQNKSLKKKNDLYECTEKELKNQLSELNMALTKERRKNKRLASQKGKLKSALLRYNHGVNLLDGGRYRRDGKWCVNVSPVECVDGEMGSEADSSVGSEEDSIVGSEDNSEGSERFYEDEMYAPLGTVKVADQFTKRQRRKLLMQGRINKVHGRPRNNRSEDPYGRHHQQNEYKHVKLNSLCFSDNSVDVRMPRSRHLPRGGGTKGEPSVREKGIRREGQHQTGRQTGKQTGKQHGDPPLHIAEQIRRDLKNFDETKYKKVISDITKEEKVIEKIKEDDLYSIFMQNWEESHMGVEEGANNGPLSWSGSFMHHLNRSILCANQGEGIPPGGNYEQLERGVNNEAKRGDFTEGSYANAVDNCQDDLTYGVNPLRENPVGMATQREATLMGHPGGHKNVTLSYDPKCAGGMDAFPVEETQMASGADLPRGEPQQQQQPHEEERNNGVVTSNGMNNPVGKGLGGAIGGASTLDAQHGNGGSERHGTNHTEGGEANQLTTTPQGETTNEGILKNYETYKKNKDKFIHLTLRKQVIHVGNERTPAGGGGRGGKKNTSLANVINKEISKRESKNGFPAYAEEEEAFEMERNYAPFQSAQGGNTLDKDRDLRESIMMRYTYGSDTHRGVTLQSNMHEGTHLERILYDQTDAHFFQPSEKREGSVVGEAAGQDGERGAHEPNGEGERVDPIRIARNPHRDELGLHNVSSNVVSTSRTSYPPVGGGISREKNLPPNGDDITAPPCEGPNGESHRGNNAAHSPHSLSMLMGATRKDKTGCRLITPDAPNKGTPSYAATHLVKIDSNAAELCPPPSLEEHNRPHTAAAKLNERNGSGSPMGIPPIEENSRGAVNETLNYSHQKGGHPWDNKISAGGYDPKGEALNAALGPHQTGAAASAAVSAAVSAAVSAAVSAALPAALPKRDSCEGASPRKSVGDRGVLSRLLRKK; encoded by the exons ATGAGTAAAGATGATATAGACCGATTAAATGTGTTCCCCCCGGatggaggaggggaaaatgaaaatgacgAAACGGATGAGAATGAACTCggcgaaagggaaaattgCGCTCCCATTTTGGACGCGTCTTCTCCGAGGGGGAGTCACAACCATATGGGGGGCAATAATGAAAAGGATAATCTTCCGGGTGGAAGTGATTCCCCTAGGGGGGAATCTCCACTATATGCCTTAGGCGAGGTGGtccaggggggaagcggtgaaagggaagaaaaggctgaaaagggtgaaagggaagaaaacgcTATAAACGCTGAAAACACCGCCAGCACCGCCAACATGGATGGCACCCTGAACAGTGACGAAGCCAAGCGGGGCGCCCCCCACCCAGCGGAAGGAATGGAAAGTGCTCCCCTACACTGCAGCATAAACACCGTTGCAACGGCCGACAGTGGGGAAAACAACACGAGGGAAAGTCCCCCAACGGGGACTCAAAATTGCTCCAATCCCATTAGCTGCATAAGCACAACGCGTAATCATAACACAGATGAGCATGTAGAAATGGTAGAGCAGACGTTAGAGTGCGTTCCTCTCGTAGGCGAAGAGAAGGAAGCAACTTTTGCCCCCGAGACAGATGTAGAATCGAAGAGGGAGGAGGCGATTTTGTTAAAACCAAATTCTGCCAATTCATGCGTGGCCGTAGCTTGCATTGAGGAGTCACCTGCAGTTGGGGATTACTCAAGGGAGGTAGCTGCTGTGGTGGGAGAAGCTGCCAGCTGTATAGTTGATGGCATCTTGAATGAGGTCGCCAATGACTCTGCTAGCCGAGGAGAAGAGCTGCTCTCCCTCGCACACACAGTAAGCAGCTTCCAAGCCGAACtgctggaaaaaaacaaaggcacatttgaagaagttaaaaaaaggggcctcCTCATTGTGTTGGCCATTAAACAATCATTTAAgaacaaaacggaaaaggtcCTCTGCTCCAGGTGCAGCCCCGCATGGGCGTCCCTGAACGGTGCCCAGGAACTTTTCCGGGTTATATTAAAACTGCTagtagaaaaagaaacgagCGAATTGTACTTGGCTCATTTTTTGGAGAAGCTGAAGAGGGACGTGGAGGGGGCCAACCGGACGGCGCAGCGCCGATGGGCACAGCAGGTGGTTGAGCGGCTGACCGAGCGGCTGAGTGAGCGGTTGGTTGAGCGGCTAACTGCGCGGCTGACCAAGCAGGTGGCCAAACACGTAGAGAGAGAGGCGGCCCACCGAACGGCGGAGGCACAACTCCAAATAAGCAGCCTGAGCAAAGACAGAACAACCATCATGGACGCcattaaaaaatgggaggagCACTTTCACCAAATGAGAAGTGAACAGGAAATCCTCCACGCAAAGGTCAAAATCAGTGTCCAAACAAGCTTCCTCAATTTTACAGAATATACAGTTCATCTGCTCCTAAAGATTCATTCTGCCCTTTGCCAGAAGAGCGACAAGCTGGCATTTCTAATCAACCGGCTGAAGTGCATTGGACTTGACTGGAGAGCCTCCCAGGGGGGcaaagggaaagggaagcggcagaggagggggggggagccacGTGCAGAGGCCCACCACGGTGAGGGGAAAATCcctagggggaaaaaaggggaaaagcaaaagaggaagaaaagagctgcagggagaagcaaaactgGCGtcaggagaggaagaagtaaCAGAAGTGAACGTAGCTGTAGGAGCGAACGCAGCAGCGGGGGCGAGGGCTGCACGTCCTCCCTTGGGGGGAGTAGCCCCCCGCGCAGTGGCAGCTCCAGCATGTCCAAATCGGGTAACCACCACTCACGTAGCACTTCCCCCCGTAGCACCTCCTCCTGCGGATCCAGCGTGTGCCTTTCGAACGAGCTGTGCCTCTCCGACCTGACGCACATGAACAGTAAGGGGCTCACGGACggagggggcaaaaaaaaggggcgcaaaaaagTGAGGCAATTGCTAATCAGGGCAAGTGCATccaaggaggggaaaaacaggGCACGCTCGGTGGACAACGCGGGGAAGACCCCCCCCAACAAGGGGAGAAGGAAGCCTCGCCACAGGGATGAGCAGTTTGAGCGGTTTGAGCGGCGCGACCGGCACGATCATCCGCAGCAGCGCAAGCTGTATAGCCGGTACAGGAGGTACAAACGGCTCTACGCCGAAGAGCTGCAAAAGAACAAGACGCTGCATTTTCTGCTGACGAACAAG gacgAAGAAATCGCCCAAGTGAGAAGTGCGCTCAGGGAAGAGATGCAAAGCAGGCTTTTCATccacgaggaggaggagaaaaggaagctaaaagaaataaacgaGCTGAAGGGGCTgctacaaaatgaagaagtggCCAACAAGAAGTTAGCCATTCGAAATGAACAGAtggaggagcaaaataaaagtttaaaaaaaaaaaacgacttATACGAATGCACAGAGAAGGAATTGAAAAACCAGCTGAGCGAACTGAACATGGCACTTACCAAGGAGAGGAGAAAGAACAAACGGTTGGCttcgcaaaagggaaaattgaAGAGCGCTCTTTTGAGATATAACCATGGGGTGAACTTGCTTGACGGGGGGAGGTACCGTCGTGATGGGAAGTGGTGTGTGAATGTTTCCCCTGTGGAGTGTGTAGACGGAGAGATGGGAAGCGAAGCGGACAGCAGCGttggaagtgaagaagacAGCATCGTTGGAAGTGAAGACAACAGCGAGGGTAGCGAACGTTTTTACGAGGATGAAATGTATGCCCCGCTCGGCACGGTGAAAGTTGCAGATCAGTTtacgaagcggcaaaggagAAAGCTACTGATGCAAGGAAGAATTAACAAAGTGCATGGCCGACCGCGTAACAACAGGAGCGAGGACCCCTATGGAAGGCACCACCAGCAGAATGAATACAAACACGTTAAGTTAAACTCCCTCTGCTTCAGCGATAACTCCGTGGATGTTAGGATGCCGAGGAGCAGGCACCTCCCAAGGGGCGGCGGCACCAAAGGGGAGCCCTCCGTGCGTGAAAAGGGCATCCGGAGGGAAGGGCAACACCAAACAGGGAGGCAAACGGGGAAGCAAACAGGGAAGCAACatggggacccccccctgcacatCGCCGAACAAATCCGGAGAGACCTCAAAAATTTCGACGAAACGAAATACAAGAAAGTTATAAGTGACATTACCAAAGAGGAGAAagtaatagaaaaaataaaagaagacGATTTGTACTCTATATTTATGCAAAACTGGGAGGAATCTCACATGGGGGTAGAGGAGGGGGCAAATAATGGGCCCCTCTCCTGGTCGGGGTCCTTCATGCACCATCTGAATAGGAGCATTCTTTGTGCCAATCAAGGCGAGGGAAttcccccaggggggaatTATGAGCAGCTGGAAAGGGGGGTAAATAATGAGGCAAAACGGGGAGATTTCACAGAAGGTAGTTACGCCAACGCTGTGGATAATTGCCAGGATGACCTCACATACGGGGTGAACCCCCTTCGGGAGAACCCCGTGGGGATGGCCACTCAAAGGGAAGCAACCCTAATGGGACATCCTGGGGGGCACAAAAACGTCACCTTAAGTTATGACCCCAAGTGTGCAGGCGGAATGGATGCATTCCCCGTGGAAGAGACGCAAATGGCTAGCGGGGCAGATCTGCCAAGGGGGGAgccgcagcagcagcaacagccACATGAGGAGGAAAGAAACAACGGGGTGGTCACCTCAAATGGGATGAATAACCCTGTTGGGAAAGGCCTTGGCGGTGCGATCGGTGGGGCGTCTACTTTGGACGCCCAACACGGGAACGGTGGCAGTGAGCGGCACGGAACAAATCACAccgaaggaggagaagcaaaccaACTCACCACTACCCCCCAGGGAGAGACCACCAACGAGGGGATCTTAAAAAACTACGAAacgtacaaaaaaaacaaagacaAATTTATTCACCTGACTTTACGCAAGCAGGTGATTCACGTGGGGAACGAACGTACACCCgcgggaggaggaggaagaggggggaaaaaaaacacctccCTAGCAAATGTAATAAACAAGGAGATCTCCAAAAGGGAGAGTAAAAACGGTTTCCCTGCCTACGccgaggaagaggaagcattCGAAATGGAGAGGAATTATGCCCCTTTCCAAAGCGCACAGGGTGGTAATACCCTCGATAAGGATAGGGACCTGCGAGAGAGCATCATGATGCGTTATACATACGGGAGTGATACCCATAGGGGTGTAACCCTACAGAGCAATATGCACGAGGGGACTCACCTTGAACGGATTTTATATGACCAAACGGATGCGCACTTCTTTCAACCGTCTGAGAAAAGGGAGGGCAGCGTGGTAGGTGAGGCTGCTGGACAGGATGGCGAACGGGGGGCGCATGAGCCAAATGGAGAGGGCGAAAGAGTGGACCCCATCCGAATAGCACGTAACCCACACAGGGATGAATTGGGCCTACACAATGTAAGCAGCAATGTGGTGAGCACAAGCCGCACAAGTTACCCGCCCGTTGGTGGGGGAATTTCTCGAGAGAAAAACCTCCCCCCCAATGGTGATGACATCACAGCCCCGCCTTGTGAAggaccaaatggggagagccACCGGGGGAACAACGCTGCGCACTCCCCGCATTCCTTGAGCATGTTGATGGGCGCCACTCGGAAGGACAAAACTGGGTGTAGACTGATCACCCCGGATGCACCCAACAAGGGGACTCCCTCTTATGCGGCCACCCATTTGGTGAAGATCGACAGCAACGCGGCGGAGTTgtgtccccccccttctctcGAGGAGCACAACAGACCACATACCGCTGCTGCGAAGTTGAATGAACGGAATGGAAGTGGCTCGCCGATGGGCATCCCTCCAATCGAGGAGAATTCACGTGGCGCGGTAAACGAAACATTAAATTACAGCCACCAGAAAGGGGGCCACCCTTGGGATAATAAAATCAGCGCGGGTGGTTACGACCCCAAGGGTGAAGCCCTCAATGCAGCATTGGGGCCGCACCAAACAGGCGCAGCTGCGTCTGCAGCTGTGTCTGCGGCTGTGTCTGCGGCTGTGTCTGCAGCTGTGTCTGCAGCTTTGCCCGCAGCTTTGCCGAAAAGGGACTCCTGCGAAGGCGCGTCACCGAGGAAGAGTGTCGGGGATAGGGGCGTCCTAAGTAGGCTGCTCAGGAAGAAGTAG
- a CDS encoding hypothetical protein, conserved (encoded by transcript PVX_099155A): protein MARSKVKKVKPRKKKPVKLDKQFNCPFCSYKKSVDIKLHRSKGIGELTCLKCGVKYASQITSLDECIDVYSEWVDKCLDANKKGCNELFFNDELAALNNLDD, encoded by the exons ATGGCGAGAAGCAAAGTCAAAAAAGTTAAACCGAGAAAGAAGAAGCCCGTAAAATTGGATAAGCAGTTCAACTGCCCCTTTTGCAGCTACAAGAAATCGGTCGACATTAAGCT GCACAGGTCGAAAGGAATCGGCGAGCTGACCTGCCTCAAATGCGGAGTGAAGTACGCAAGCCAGATTACCAGCCTGGACGAGTGCATTGACGTGTACAGCGAATGGGTGGACAAATGTTTGGATGCCAACAAGAAAGGGTGCAACgagcttttttttaatgatgaGTTGGCTGCCCTGAACAATTTGGACGACTAG
- a CDS encoding transporter, putative (encoded by transcript PVX_099160A) — protein sequence MPPKKGKEDISQLKYEQSVANDLRVNKWVAVGLYSVVAAVATFVHAGFSGWQPIIYKSGAFSELCGPTDEKQEFKVDANTSYMTCGNRDAAVNNLFTLSFFVHFFLSSVSGYVLDTFGEKVCFLSGQIILAGAFLSLAVLKFSYVWYMFFLMLGISADLSFIPLLKISKYFPGQESLIFGILGSARSTGFAVGLLLKFAFFYAYSFKDSEFYILCLFYLCTCSLYAFMVGIFIMPSKKSGQSQLNSEGATGSSNPEKKRNISMVNEMDRIESADKKSYNNEEGFNFSDKIKSLWNHPQKWEYLITLFICSSSMIRFDYFIKTNRSFFIWKDNDLTTIFSLSTVLSFIPTPFFGYLAGKFGSVYSILTNNVFIFLTYILILFDGYFFRIMAIILFFLYISFVFSCFYCYVDEKYSKEHFGKLCGIMFAVSALCLVINFYLTYLTDVVYMYLGDKKHMPVTYGLNALGVVTLLCCVYLKVTEKKKE from the coding sequence ATGCCgcccaaaaaggggaaggaagacATTTCGCAGCTCAAGTACGAGCAGAGCGTGGCGAACGACCTGAGGGTGAACAAGTGGGTGGCGGTGGGGCTGTACTCCGTAGTGGCGGCGGTGGCGACCTTCGTGCACGCAGGATTCAGTGGCTGGCAGCCAATCATATACAAGTCAGGCGCCTTCAGCGAGTTATGTGGACCGACGGATGAAAAGCAGGAATTTAAAGTGGACGCAAATACATCCTACATGACATGTGGAAACCGAGATGCAGCTGTGAACAATTTATTTACCCTGTCCttctttgttcattttttcctctcatCAGTAAGTGGCTATGTGCTGGATACCTTTGGAGAAAAGGTCTGCTTCCTAAGTGGCCAAATAATCCTAGCAGGAGCATTTCTCTCTCTAGCTGTGCTGAAGTTCTCCTACGTATGGTATATGTTCTTTCTAATGTTGGGTATTTCAGCAGACTTGTCCTTCATTCCGTTGTTAAAGATATCGAAATATTTCCCGGGTCAGGAGTCCCTAATTTTTGGGATCCTGGGTTCAGCAAGATCTACAGGGTTCGCCGTTGGGttgcttttaaaatttgcctttttctaCGCGTACAGCTTTAAGGATAGCGAATTTTACATACTGTGCCTCTTCTACTTGTGTACTTGCAGCTTGTATGCATTTATGGTgggcatttttattatgccTAGCAAGAAGAGCGGGCAGTCGCAACTGAACAGTGAGGGAGCCACGGGATCTTCAAACCCagagaagaaaagaaacatCAGCATGGTGAACGAAATGGACCGAATCGAAAGTGCAGACAAGAAATCATACAATAATGAAGAGGGTTTCAATTTTtcagataaaataaaatctcTATGGAATCAtccgcaaaaatgggaatattTAATCACCCTATTTATATGCAGTTCGAGTATGATTCGatttgattattttataaaaacgaatagatccttttttatatggaAAGACAATGACCTCACGACTATATTTTCCCTCTCCACTGTTTTGTCCTTCATCCCAACCCCTTTCTTTGGCTACCTGGCTGGAAAGTTTGGTTCTGTATACAGCATATTAACAAACAAcgtgtttatttttctgaCTTACATTTTGATCCTATTTGATGGGTACTTTTTCAGAATCATGgccatcattttgtttttcctttacatCTCCTTCGTTTTCTCCTGCTTCTATTGCTATGTGGATGAGAAGTACTCCAAGGAGCATTTCGGAAAGTTGTGCGGAATTATGTTCGCAGTGAGTGCACTCTGCTTGGTGATCAATTTTTACCTCACCTACCTGACCGACGTGGTTTACATGTACCTGGGCGATAAGAAGCACATGCCCGTGACTTACGGGCTGAACGCCCTGGGGGTGGTCACCCTGCTTTGCTGCGTGTATTTGAAGGTTacggagaagaagaaggagtgA